AGCCGACAGATTATTTTTGTCCGTTCTTACCGGTGCAATATCTCCGTAAGTCTCTTCTCTGGAAAGGATGGTATTGACCCCTTTCTGCCCGGAATCCACCGTTTCCAATATATTGGGCAGAGACCTGTAAGCGTCAGGACCCAATATCAAATCCACGCTTTTCTCCCGGTCAATCAGTTTTTCTTTTAACCGTTCCGCCATGCAGCCTATTACGCCTACCTTGATATCCGGCTTTTGTTCTTTCATTTGTCTGAATACATTCAGTCTGCCCCATACCCTTTGCTCGGCATTCTCCCTTATTGAGCAGGTATTTACCAGGATCACATCTGCCTGTGTCATGTTTTGGGTCAGTTCATAGCCTTCTTCATTCATAATGGATTTTACCACTTCGCTATCGGCTACGTTCATCTGACATCCATAGGTTTCTATGTAGAATTTTTTGGGTTTTGATGCACTCATCCTCACTACTCCTTTTTCAAAATACCTTTTTCATTTATAGTCACAAAATTAAACCAATGAAATAAAAAATCACAGGTTGCCCTGTAAATATTTTCTATTATGGTCTCTTTGTTAACGCATCATTATAAGAAAGAATTGTCTCTATGAAGTACCGTAGCTCCATTGTTTTGTACCCGGTTACCAAAATTAAACAATAAACGATTTGATATGTTTATGGTAAAAGTCCTTAAAAGATTGGTTAAGGAACTAATAAACTGAACCATGAAAATTCTGTTAACCGGGGTGACCGGCTATATTGGCAAGCGTTTGTTGCCTGTTTTACTGGAAGATGGACATGAAGTTGTTTGTGTGGTTCGCGACAGGAACAGGTTTTATCCGGAAGATTATTCATCCGGGAAAATAGAAGTTGTAGAGGCAGATTTCACCGATTATTCTACACTTGAACGTATTCCGAAAAATATTGATGTTGCCTACTATCTTATTCATTCCATGTCTGCTTCAATCAATGATTTTAATGAGATTGAAAAAACATGTGCTGAAAATTTCAAGCAACGCTTGGGTGAGACCCGGGTGAAACAAGTCATATATCTCAGTGGTATTGTTAATGAAAAAGAGTTATCCAGTCATCTGAAATCCCGGAGGGCGGTAGAAAACATCCTGGCTTCGGGAAATTATCATCTGACTACTCTCAGAGCTGGTATCATTGTAGGTTCAGGCAGTGCTTCCTTTGAAATCATCCGCGACCTTGTAGAAAAACTTCCCGTTATGGTCGCACCGAAATGGCTTGATACAAAAACCCAGCCCATTGCCATCAGCAATGTAATCCATTACCTGAAAGGAGTCCTCCTGTTTGAAAAAGCTTTTGATGATCATTTTGATATTGGAGGTCCCGAAGTACTTACCTATAAGGAAATGCTTCTGAGATTTGCCAAATTCAGGAACCTTAAGCGGTATATCCTAACTGTACCGGTTATGACTCCAAGATTGTCTTCCTACTGGCTTTATTTTGTGACTTCTACTTCTTATAAGCTGGCAATTAATTTGGTAAACAGTATGAAAGTGGAGGTGACTTGCCGTGAAAACCGATTGCCTGAGTGGTTTAATGATCATTTGCTAACCTATGAAGAAGCGCTAAGACTGGCATTCGATAAGATTGAACAGCAAGAGGTTGTGTCAAGCTGGACCGATGCATTAAACGGGGAAACGCTTGCAATTGAGACCGCCAAATTGCTCAAGGTGCCTACCTATGGGTGCTTTAAAAATATGAAGATGCAGGAAGTACAAGATGAGCAAAAAACGCTTGACAGGATCTGGTCGATCGGAGGGAACCACGGATGGTATTATGGTAATTTCCTCTGGAAAATTCGGGGAATAATAGACAAAACATTTGGTGGTGTAGGATTACGCAGGGGAAGAAAAAACCAGGAAGTGATTAAACCGGGAGAAGTTCTGGATTTTTGGAGGGTACTTTATGCTTCAAAAGAAGATAAAAGGCTCCTGCTTTACGCAGAAATGAAACTCCCGGGGGAAGCCTGGCTGGAATTCAGTATCCGGGAAAATAAATTATACCAGATAGCCACTTTCCGGCCCAAGGGCCTATGGGGAAGGATTTATTGGTATGCGCTATGGCCCATACACCATCTTAT
Above is a genomic segment from Bacteroidales bacterium containing:
- a CDS encoding SDR family oxidoreductase; amino-acid sequence: MKILLTGVTGYIGKRLLPVLLEDGHEVVCVVRDRNRFYPEDYSSGKIEVVEADFTDYSTLERIPKNIDVAYYLIHSMSASINDFNEIEKTCAENFKQRLGETRVKQVIYLSGIVNEKELSSHLKSRRAVENILASGNYHLTTLRAGIIVGSGSASFEIIRDLVEKLPVMVAPKWLDTKTQPIAISNVIHYLKGVLLFEKAFDDHFDIGGPEVLTYKEMLLRFAKFRNLKRYILTVPVMTPRLSSYWLYFVTSTSYKLAINLVNSMKVEVTCRENRLPEWFNDHLLTYEEALRLAFDKIEQQEVVSSWTDALNGETLAIETAKLLKVPTYGCFKNMKMQEVQDEQKTLDRIWSIGGNHGWYYGNFLWKIRGIIDKTFGGVGLRRGRKNQEVIKPGEVLDFWRVLYASKEDKRLLLYAEMKLPGEAWLEFSIRENKLYQIATFRPKGLWGRIYWYALWPIHHLIFKGMNKRIAR